ACTCGCTGCTCTGCCGCGTAACGGCGCTCGTACCCGTCTTCGCAACCGTTGCGAAGTGACCGGTCGCCCGCGTGGTGTCTATCGTAAATTCAAGATGTCCCGTATCTCCCTGCGTGAGCTTGGCTCCGCTGGCAAGATCCCCGGCATCGTGAAGTCCAGCTGGTAAGGAGGGCTCAACATGTCGATGACTGATCCTATCGGCGATATGCTGACCCGTATCCGTAACGGTCTGCAAGCTCGCAAGAATGTCGTTAAGACGCCGGCTTCGAAAACTCGTGAGCGCATCCTCGATGTGCTGACGCGCGAAGGTTATATCCGTGGCTACAGCCGCACTGATCTCGACAATAACAAAGCCGAGATCGTGATCGAGCTGAAGTATTTCGAAGGCGAACCGGTGATCCGTACGATCAACCGCGTCTCGAAGCCCGGCCGCCGCGTGTACAGCTCGGTCGGCGATCTGCCGCGTGTTCACAATGGTCTTGGTATTTCGATCGTTTCCACGCCGAAAGGCGTGCTCTCCGACGCTGAAGCGCGTGAGCACAATGTGGGCGGCGAAGTACTCTGCACCGTGTTCTAAGTCGACAAGGAAGGGAAAGAACGATGTCCCGTATCGGTAAAAAGCCTGTGGAGATTCCGTCGGGCGTGACCGTTTCCTTGAACGGCACGGACCTCACGGTAAAGGGACCGAAGGGCGAGCTCGCGATGAGCTTCGTACCCGAGGTTACCGTTAAACACGAAGACAACTCGATCACCGTACTGCCGGTGAACGACACGAAACGCGCTCGCTCCATGTGGGGTATGCAGCGTACGATGGTTTCGAACCTGATGACCGGTGTGACCCAGGGTTACAGCCGCAAGCTCGAAATCAACGGCGTTGGTTACCGCGCTGCGATGAAAGGTGCGAACCTCGGTCTGCAACTCGGCTTCAGCCATGATGTCGAGTTCCCTGTACCCCAGGGTATCAAGATCGAGACGCCCGATCAGACCACGATCATCGTGTCGGGGATCGACAAGCAGCTGGTTGGTGAAACCGCTGCGAAGATCCGTGAATACCGGAAACCCGAGCCCTACAAAGGCAAGGGG
The Gimibacter soli DNA segment above includes these coding regions:
- the rpsN gene encoding 30S ribosomal protein S14 — its product is MAKKSAINKNAHRAKLVAKYAAKRAALKAQVYDKTTGEDERWLAALKLAALPRNGARTRLRNRCEVTGRPRGVYRKFKMSRISLRELGSAGKIPGIVKSSW
- the rpsH gene encoding 30S ribosomal protein S8, translating into MSMTDPIGDMLTRIRNGLQARKNVVKTPASKTRERILDVLTREGYIRGYSRTDLDNNKAEIVIELKYFEGEPVIRTINRVSKPGRRVYSSVGDLPRVHNGLGISIVSTPKGVLSDAEAREHNVGGEVLCTVF
- the rplF gene encoding 50S ribosomal protein L6 is translated as MSRIGKKPVEIPSGVTVSLNGTDLTVKGPKGELAMSFVPEVTVKHEDNSITVLPVNDTKRARSMWGMQRTMVSNLMTGVTQGYSRKLEINGVGYRAAMKGANLGLQLGFSHDVEFPVPQGIKIETPDQTTIIVSGIDKQLVGETAAKIREYRKPEPYKGKGIKYEGEYIFRKEGKKK